The sequence GAGCTCGAGCTTCTCCTTGAGGTGCTTCATGTTCATGTGCTTGTACGTGTCGTACTCGGCCGAGCACAGGCGGATGCCGTCCACGAGCGACGCGTGAATGAGGCGGTCGGCGATGATGACGTCCTCCTGCCCGAGAACCGCCTCGAACACCCCTGCGTTGGCGTCCATGCACGACGGGAAGAGGATCGTGTCCTCCATGCCGAGGAACGTCGACATCCTGTCCTGCAGCTCGCGGTGGATGTCCTGCGTGCCGCAGATGAACCGCACGGAGCTCATCCCGTAGCCGCGCGCGTCGAGCCCCTCGTGGGCGGCCTTCACGACCTCCGGGTGGCTCGAGAGCCCGAGGTAGTTGTTGGAGCAGAAGTTCAGCACGTGCTTCCGCGGAGCGCCCTCGGGATACTCCACGTCGATCTCTGCGTCCTGGGGCGAGCAGATGTACCGCTTCTCCTTGAAGAGCCCCTTCTCCTTGATCGAGGTGATCTCGCCGGCGAAGAGCGACCGGGTCCTCTCCGAATACGCCATGTCCGCCCCCCTACTTCGCGAGGTGCTTCTCGACCAGCGCGACGATCGAGTTCACGGTGTCGAACGCCTCGGGCGAGGCCTCCTCGTCCGGGAGCCGGATGCCGTACTTCTTCTCGAGGAAGACCTTGAGCGACACCATCGAGAAGCTGTCCACGATGCCCGACGAGATGAGCGGCGTGTCGTAGGTCACCGACCCACCGTCGTCATCGTCCACGTACTCGTTGATCACGTACTCGAGGACCGTGTCCCTCATGTCCGCCATGTCCAGCTCCTTCCTCGGTCCGCGCGGCGCGCGTCAGTCGTTCTCCAGCGTCGAAAGGTCACCCGGGTCCTCGCCCCACTCGAGCGCCCTGAGGTAGCGCCTGAGGATCTTCCCCGAGCGCGTCTTCGGCAGCTTCTGGACGTAGGCGATCTCCTGGGGCATCGCGAGCGGCGAGAGCCGCTTCCTGATGAAGTTCATGATGTCCAGCGTGAGGTCGTCGGACGCCGCGACGCCGGGGTTCAGCGTCACGAACGCCTTGACGACCTCCATGTTCACCGGGTCGGGCTTGCCGACTGCGGCCGCCTCCGCGACGGCGTCGTGCTCGATGAGGGCGGATTCGACCTCGAACGGGCCCACGAGGTGGCCGCCGGTGTTGATGACGTCGTCGTCGCGGCCCACGAACCAGTAGTACCCCTCGGCGTCCACGCTCGAGCGGTCGCCGGAGACGTACCACAGGCCCGTGTCGGTCCGGAGCGCGTCCGGCTCCGCGTCCCCGGCCGCGCCCGCGAACTTGCTGCGATAGAGGTCGGGGCGCCCGCGGTAGGCGCGGAACATCGAGGGCCACCCGGGCCGGAACGCGATGAGGCCGACGCGCCCCGGCTCCGCGATGGGCTCGTGCGTCTTGAGGTCGAGCACGGCCGCGGTGATGCCCGGGAAGGGCTTCCCCATCGAGCCCGGCTTGATCTTCATGCCCGGGTAGTTCGAGATCATGATGGAGCCGGTCTCGGTCTGCCAGAAGGTGTCGTGGAACGGAAGGCCGTAGGCCTGCTCGCTCCACACCACCGCCTCGGCGTTGAGCGGCTCGCCGACCGACGCGAGATGGCGCAGCGATGAGAGGTCGTGCCGCTTCACGATGTCCGTGCCCTCGCGCATGAGCGAGCGGATGGCGGTCGGCGCCGAGTACCAGACCGTGACGCGGTTGTTCTGGATGAACTGGTACCACCGCGCCGCCGTGAACCCCGAGTCGAGCACGCACTGCGTGACGCCGAGCGCCCACGGGCCGATGATGCCGTAGCTCGTGCCGGTGACCCAGCCCGGGTCCGCCGTGCACCAGTAGACGTCGTCCTCGCGGAGGTCGAGCACCCAGTGCGTCGTGATCGCCTGACCCCAGATCGAGCCGTGCACGTGCTGCGCGCCCTTGGGCTGGCCCGTCGTGCCGGAGGTGTAGTGCAGCACCGACGGGGTCTCCGACTCCGAGCGGAAGGCCTCGAACCGCTCGACGCGAGGGGCGGCCTCGACGTCGAAGAAGACCTCGCCATCCCTGAGCTTCGACGGGTCGCCCTCCACGACGATGACCTGCTCGAGGTCCGGCAGCCGCTCCCGGATGGCGCGGACCTTCTTGACGTGCTTCTGCGTGGTCAGGATCAC is a genomic window of Candidatus Effluviviaceae Genus I sp. containing:
- a CDS encoding acyl carrier protein; translation: MADMRDTVLEYVINEYVDDDDGGSVTYDTPLISSGIVDSFSMVSLKVFLEKKYGIRLPDEEASPEAFDTVNSIVALVEKHLAK
- a CDS encoding AMP-binding protein, which codes for MSNIGSYEERLKGFDWSIAREVLGWRDGELLNIGAICSDRVCERGRGERLALIWEGFGGKRRTYTFNDLRAHSNGFAKFLVDRGVAPGDRVCIFMDRIPSLYFSFLGVLKMGGVAQPLFSAFGDESLEVRLASAGTRVILTTQKHVKKVRAIRERLPDLEQVIVVEGDPSKLRDGEVFFDVEAAPRVERFEAFRSESETPSVLHYTSGTTGQPKGAQHVHGSIWGQAITTHWVLDLREDDVYWCTADPGWVTGTSYGIIGPWALGVTQCVLDSGFTAARWYQFIQNNRVTVWYSAPTAIRSLMREGTDIVKRHDLSSLRHLASVGEPLNAEAVVWSEQAYGLPFHDTFWQTETGSIMISNYPGMKIKPGSMGKPFPGITAAVLDLKTHEPIAEPGRVGLIAFRPGWPSMFRAYRGRPDLYRSKFAGAAGDAEPDALRTDTGLWYVSGDRSSVDAEGYYWFVGRDDDVINTGGHLVGPFEVESALIEHDAVAEAAAVGKPDPVNMEVVKAFVTLNPGVAASDDLTLDIMNFIRKRLSPLAMPQEIAYVQKLPKTRSGKILRRYLRALEWGEDPGDLSTLEND